Proteins co-encoded in one Psychromonas sp. L1A2 genomic window:
- the ptsP gene encoding phosphoenolpyruvate--protein phosphotransferase — MFSQLRQIVEQFGEASTLSDAMNLLVEQTKSTMILDCCSIFVTNKETKKLSLMASEGLDNQVVGATHFNLDEGIVGLVYQKGEPINLANVSEHPRFKYLPSSNEEQFKSFLGVPIIHKREVLGVLVAQQRLPRLFNELEESFLVTLAVHLGSVLGGTLLDLPDEKAPKKHSLHLQGSPASSGISINKAHVLQAHLLLSDVGIELSDKPNSEMESFTNAVQACADEFSKVSITLKEQVSKDAFMLFDVYGHLLKDKALLSAIELQIREDKLTAKSAVKRVAERYIEQFESMSDPYLRERAVEIRDVGQRLLYHLSNRDDEKHDFPDEIILVAEEVTISMLAMIPPDKLKGIVSVRGGLSSHVAILSRALGIPAVLGVPLRLKNIAHKNIIINGYAGTIIIEPEASLIAEYQILLDEENEMKALVELEANQAAITKDGCEIEVLLNTGLNTTPDVFKEQNFSGIGLYRSELPFMLNSAFPTEQEQVSAYQHLLEEYKDLPVTMRTLDIGGDKQLSYFPITEENPFLGWRGIRLTLDHPEIFLVQIRAMLRANINTQNLRIMLPMVGSVGEVEESKRLIVQAWQEICWEQHITEEQFPLPDIGVMIEVPSAIFIIDQLAPLVDFLSIGTNDLTQYLLAVDRNNSRVADLFDSYHPAVLQAMRLILEQSKKNNIEVSICGELAGDPIGLLMLLGLGYRKLSMNAFNINKVKYLLNKVTIPELEACTQIALKGHDGAFIKQTFINYLDEKGLGGFVRAGKK, encoded by the coding sequence ATGTTCAGCCAACTTCGTCAGATTGTAGAACAATTCGGTGAGGCCAGTACACTTTCTGATGCTATGAATTTATTGGTAGAACAAACTAAAAGCACAATGATCTTAGATTGTTGTTCTATTTTTGTGACCAATAAAGAAACTAAAAAATTATCACTGATGGCCAGTGAGGGTTTAGATAACCAAGTGGTCGGTGCAACACACTTCAATCTTGACGAAGGTATTGTTGGGTTGGTTTATCAAAAAGGTGAACCAATTAATTTAGCAAACGTGTCTGAACACCCTCGGTTCAAATACCTTCCTTCTAGCAATGAAGAACAATTTAAATCATTTTTAGGTGTACCGATTATTCACAAGCGTGAGGTACTCGGTGTACTCGTCGCACAACAAAGATTACCTCGTTTATTCAATGAGCTTGAAGAATCATTTCTGGTTACGCTAGCGGTGCATTTAGGCAGTGTATTAGGTGGAACCTTATTAGATCTTCCTGATGAAAAAGCGCCCAAAAAACATTCACTTCATTTACAAGGTAGTCCAGCGAGTTCGGGAATTTCTATTAACAAGGCGCATGTTTTACAAGCTCACCTTTTATTGAGCGATGTTGGCATTGAATTAAGTGATAAACCTAATAGTGAAATGGAGTCGTTTACTAATGCTGTTCAAGCATGTGCCGATGAGTTTTCTAAAGTTTCAATAACGCTGAAAGAACAAGTATCTAAAGATGCCTTTATGTTATTCGATGTGTATGGGCACTTGTTAAAAGATAAAGCGCTACTGTCTGCTATTGAACTGCAAATTAGAGAAGATAAATTAACTGCCAAGAGTGCGGTAAAACGTGTTGCTGAAAGGTATATCGAACAGTTCGAAAGCATGAGTGACCCATATTTAAGAGAACGTGCTGTTGAAATTCGCGATGTAGGCCAACGTCTTTTATACCATCTCTCAAATCGTGATGATGAAAAACATGACTTTCCTGATGAGATTATCTTAGTAGCAGAAGAAGTGACTATTTCGATGCTGGCGATGATTCCGCCAGATAAATTAAAAGGGATAGTGTCGGTACGTGGCGGTTTAAGCTCTCACGTGGCGATCTTGTCTCGTGCTCTTGGGATCCCTGCTGTATTAGGCGTTCCTTTAAGATTAAAAAATATAGCGCATAAAAATATCATCATCAATGGCTATGCGGGTACGATCATTATTGAGCCTGAAGCTTCTCTGATTGCGGAATATCAAATTCTGCTTGATGAAGAAAATGAGATGAAGGCGTTAGTTGAATTAGAAGCAAATCAAGCAGCCATCACTAAAGATGGTTGTGAAATTGAAGTGTTACTCAATACCGGCTTAAATACGACGCCTGATGTTTTTAAAGAACAGAACTTCTCTGGTATTGGTTTATACCGTAGTGAATTACCTTTTATGCTCAACAGTGCTTTTCCGACCGAGCAAGAACAGGTGAGTGCTTATCAGCATTTATTGGAAGAATATAAAGACTTGCCCGTTACCATGCGAACATTGGATATTGGTGGTGATAAACAGTTAAGTTATTTTCCTATTACTGAAGAAAATCCATTTTTAGGGTGGCGAGGCATTCGTTTAACCTTAGATCACCCAGAGATTTTTCTAGTTCAAATACGAGCTATGTTACGTGCCAATATTAACACGCAGAATCTACGTATTATGCTGCCTATGGTGGGATCTGTTGGTGAGGTTGAAGAGTCTAAACGATTAATTGTTCAAGCATGGCAAGAGATTTGTTGGGAGCAACATATCACAGAAGAGCAATTTCCATTGCCCGATATTGGTGTCATGATTGAGGTGCCTTCTGCTATTTTTATTATTGATCAGTTAGCACCGCTGGTGGACTTTCTGTCAATTGGTACCAATGACTTAACACAATATTTATTAGCGGTAGATCGTAACAACAGTCGTGTAGCTGACCTATTTGATAGTTATCATCCTGCTGTATTACAAGCGATGCGTTTAATATTGGAACAGAGTAAAAAGAATAATATTGAAGTGAGTATTTGTGGCGAGTTAGCAGGTGATCCTATCGGTTTACTCATGCTGTTAGGGCTTGGTTACCGTAAGCTAAGCATGAATGCATTTAATATTAATAAAGTTAAATATTTACTTAATAAAGTTACCATCCCTGAGTTAGAGGCTTGTACTCAAATTGCGTTAAAAGGGCATGATGGGGCATTTATAAAGCAAACCTTTATTAATTACTTAGATGAAAAAGGCTTAGGTGGGTTTGTACGAGCAGGTAAGAAATAA